A stretch of DNA from Syntrophorhabdaceae bacterium:
CTGAAAAGCCTTATCAGTGGAAACGTCCTTGACAGAACATTCAGGTCAGGCGACAAGGCAGAGGTCCCCGAGATGGAAGAGAAAGAGATGCAATTTCTCTATAAGGAAGGGGAAAACTATTATTTCATGGACGAGAATACCTACGAGCAGCTCTTTGTCAACGAAAAGAGCCTCGGCGATACAAAAAATTATCTTAAAGACGGCCTGGTGCTAACAATACTCTTCTATAAGGGAAACGCCATAGGGGTGGATATTCAGAATTTTGTCGTCCTGACAATTGTCGAGACG
This window harbors:
- the efp gene encoding elongation factor P; protein product: LKSLISGNVLDRTFRSGDKAEVPEMEEKEMQFLYKEGENYYFMDENTYEQLFVNEKSLGDTKNYLKDGLVLTILFYKGNAIGVDIQNFVVLTIVETEPGIKGDTAQNASKPALLETGYTIQVPLFVEEGDAVRIDTRTGQYIERVLK